The following are from one region of the Rosistilla carotiformis genome:
- a CDS encoding cytidine deaminase, with the protein MNPDDINASAEDSDLLTPLIDVACDVRQQAYAPYSNFQVGAALLAESGAIYRGCNVENVSFGLTLCAERTAASAAVAAGERAFKTLVLVTTGSVSPCGACRQFLIEFGPALEIVMVEASTRQITQRISLGELLPNQFNDFREG; encoded by the coding sequence ATGAATCCCGACGACATCAACGCTTCCGCCGAAGATTCCGATCTGCTGACTCCGTTGATCGACGTCGCTTGCGACGTCCGCCAACAAGCGTATGCACCGTACAGCAACTTCCAAGTCGGTGCGGCTCTGCTGGCCGAATCGGGAGCGATCTACCGAGGTTGTAACGTCGAAAACGTTTCGTTTGGACTAACTCTCTGCGCCGAGCGAACCGCCGCCAGTGCAGCGGTCGCCGCGGGAGAGCGTGCATTCAAAACCTTGGTGCTGGTCACAACCGGCAGCGTCTCGCCGTGTGGCGCCTGCCGACAGTTTCTGATCGAATTCGGACCGGCGTTGGAGATCGTGATGGTCGAAGCGTCGACTCGCCAAATTACCCAGCGGATTTCATTGGGCGAGCTGTTGCCGAATCAGTTCAACGATTTTCGCGAGGGGTAA
- a CDS encoding thymidine phosphorylase, which produces MIPAVLIAKKRDGHPLNDAEIAWFIEAFTRGEVSDPQMSAMAMAICLRGMTPQEISALTAAMLASGESLPRDTSSVPRVDKHSTGGLGDKVSLILAPLLACCDVQVPMISGRGLGLTGGTLDKLESIPGFRCDFDLDQSAQLLKAVGCHIVSASERLAPADRRLYSLRDVTGTVESVSLITASILSKKLAASLDALVMDVKVGSGAFMKSHSDALQLANALVETGTEMQLPVSALMTDMDQPLGRAVGNALEVNEVLDLLRGQGPGEVRELTLQLSAEALLAAKVCTSRDQALLRLQRVWDDGSAMERFEKMIAAQGARISGQLPVAAKHPIVAQRAGFVHLIECSTIGQCVVDLGGGRRSAGDTIDPAVGLQVDVAIGERIESGQPLGFVFCRDDQAERWTKELQRSFIIDDEPVAPRPLIIQRIESKKT; this is translated from the coding sequence TTGATCCCCGCAGTATTGATCGCGAAGAAACGCGATGGACATCCGTTGAACGACGCCGAGATCGCTTGGTTCATCGAGGCCTTTACGCGCGGTGAGGTCTCCGATCCGCAGATGTCGGCGATGGCGATGGCGATCTGTTTGCGCGGCATGACGCCGCAGGAAATCTCGGCGTTGACCGCCGCGATGCTGGCCAGTGGCGAATCCTTGCCGCGCGACACCTCTTCGGTTCCGCGAGTCGACAAGCACAGCACCGGCGGCTTGGGAGACAAGGTTTCCTTGATCCTTGCGCCGTTGTTGGCCTGCTGCGACGTGCAGGTTCCGATGATCAGCGGCCGCGGGCTGGGACTGACCGGCGGCACGTTGGATAAACTCGAATCGATCCCCGGCTTCCGCTGCGACTTTGATCTCGATCAATCTGCCCAGCTTCTGAAAGCCGTCGGCTGTCATATCGTCAGTGCCAGCGAGCGGTTGGCGCCGGCCGATCGCCGACTCTACAGCCTCCGCGATGTCACGGGGACCGTCGAATCGGTGTCGCTAATCACGGCCAGCATCTTGAGCAAGAAGCTGGCAGCGTCGCTGGACGCGTTGGTGATGGATGTGAAAGTCGGTTCGGGGGCGTTTATGAAATCGCACTCCGACGCGCTGCAATTGGCGAATGCGTTGGTCGAGACGGGAACCGAGATGCAGCTGCCTGTGTCGGCGTTGATGACCGATATGGATCAGCCGTTGGGACGCGCTGTCGGCAATGCGTTGGAGGTGAACGAAGTCCTCGATCTATTGCGTGGTCAGGGGCCGGGGGAAGTTCGCGAACTGACGCTGCAGTTGTCCGCGGAAGCCTTGCTCGCGGCGAAAGTCTGCACATCGCGTGACCAGGCCCTGTTGCGTCTGCAGCGCGTTTGGGATGATGGTTCGGCGATGGAGCGATTTGAAAAGATGATCGCTGCCCAAGGTGCCCGGATCTCCGGCCAGCTGCCGGTCGCAGCAAAGCACCCGATCGTGGCGCAGCGGGCGGGATTCGTCCACTTGATCGAGTGCTCGACGATCGGCCAATGTGTGGTCGATCTGGGAGGCGGACGTCGCAGCGCCGGCGACACGATCGATCCGGCGGTGGGGCTGCAAGTCGATGTCGCGATCGGCGAACGGATCGAATCGGGGCAACCACTCGGCTTCGTCTTCTGCAGGGATGACCAAGCCGAACGCTGGACGAAGGAACTGCAGCGATCCTTTATCATCGACGACGAACCGGTCGCGCCGCGGCCATTGATCATTCAACGCATCGAGTCGAAGAAAACATGA
- a CDS encoding alpha-keto acid decarboxylase family protein yields the protein MLKAESNHNGAAESRRPMANLSIGEYLIRRLSDYGIEHLFGIPGDYVLSFYSMLEQSRLKVIGCTREDCAGYAADAYARLHGMGAVCVTYSVGGLSVCNSIAGAYAEKSPVVVISGAPGMNERKNNPLLHHKVRDFRTQLEVFQKVTIDAVELTDPLTAFADIDRALDAADRFKRPVYIELPRDMVHAVPPITHSFRQPTWEPDVKAIDEAAAETAQRIAAAERPVIVAGVELHRFGLQNQLVELAERTQIPIATTILGKSVISEHHPLFVGLYEGAIGRNEVTEFVEQSDLILLLGTFMTDINLGIYTANLDLDKCVYATSEALQISHHHFHNVALGEFLDRLNSLDLKPTTRTIPDAITFHRDREPFEIEPTAPLRISRLMSRLNTCLDLDTVVIADVGDALFAATELVTHDRGEFLSPAYYTSMGFSVPAAVGAAAARPDHRVVVLVGDGAFQMTGCELSTLVRNGCSPIVIVLDNHGYGTERYLQAGDWEYNEIQPWAYHKMPELLGGGKGFLVDTEAEFDAALSSAWDDRSQPTIIQARLVENDASETLKRLGERMGEKVAGR from the coding sequence ATGTTAAAAGCGGAGTCCAATCACAACGGAGCGGCGGAGTCGCGTCGTCCGATGGCTAACCTGTCGATCGGGGAATACCTGATCCGGCGGCTTAGCGATTACGGAATCGAGCATCTCTTTGGGATCCCCGGCGACTACGTCCTGTCGTTCTACAGCATGCTGGAACAGAGTCGCTTGAAGGTGATCGGCTGCACGCGAGAGGACTGCGCCGGATACGCCGCCGATGCGTACGCGCGACTTCACGGGATGGGCGCTGTCTGCGTCACCTATTCGGTCGGCGGGCTGAGCGTCTGCAACAGTATCGCCGGTGCGTATGCGGAAAAGTCGCCGGTCGTTGTGATCTCCGGCGCGCCGGGGATGAACGAGCGGAAGAACAATCCGCTGCTGCACCACAAGGTCCGCGACTTCCGCACCCAATTGGAAGTCTTCCAAAAGGTGACGATCGATGCGGTGGAGTTGACCGATCCGCTAACCGCCTTTGCCGATATCGATCGGGCGCTCGATGCCGCCGACCGATTCAAGCGTCCGGTCTATATCGAACTGCCGCGCGACATGGTCCACGCCGTCCCGCCGATCACGCATTCGTTCCGCCAGCCGACGTGGGAGCCCGACGTCAAAGCGATCGACGAAGCCGCCGCCGAAACGGCGCAGCGGATCGCTGCCGCGGAGCGTCCCGTGATCGTCGCCGGTGTCGAACTGCATCGCTTCGGATTGCAGAACCAATTGGTCGAGTTGGCGGAAAGGACTCAGATCCCGATCGCCACGACGATCCTTGGCAAAAGTGTGATCAGCGAACACCATCCGTTGTTTGTCGGATTGTACGAAGGGGCAATCGGCCGCAACGAAGTGACCGAGTTTGTCGAACAGAGCGATCTGATCCTGCTGTTGGGCACCTTCATGACCGACATCAATCTTGGCATCTACACCGCCAATCTCGATCTCGACAAATGTGTCTACGCGACCAGCGAAGCGTTGCAGATCTCGCATCACCATTTTCATAACGTCGCGTTGGGCGAGTTCCTCGACCGGCTGAACTCCTTGGACCTGAAGCCGACGACGCGAACGATTCCCGATGCGATCACCTTCCATCGAGACCGCGAACCGTTTGAGATCGAACCAACGGCACCGCTGCGGATCAGCCGGTTGATGTCGCGGCTGAACACCTGCTTGGATCTCGATACCGTTGTGATCGCCGACGTCGGAGACGCACTTTTTGCGGCGACCGAATTGGTGACTCACGATCGCGGCGAATTCCTCAGTCCCGCCTATTACACCTCGATGGGCTTCAGCGTTCCGGCGGCAGTCGGTGCCGCGGCGGCGAGGCCCGACCATCGCGTGGTCGTATTGGTTGGCGACGGCGCGTTTCAGATGACCGGATGCGAATTGTCGACCTTGGTCCGCAATGGGTGCAGCCCGATCGTGATCGTCCTGGACAACCACGGTTATGGGACCGAACGCTATCTGCAAGCGGGCGACTGGGAATATAACGAGATCCAGCCATGGGCTTATCACAAGATGCCCGAGCTTCTCGGTGGCGGAAAGGGATTTTTAGTCGACACCGAAGCGGAATTCGACGCCGCACTTTCGTCGGCGTGGGACGACCGGTCTCAGCCGACGATCATCCAAGCTCGGCTAGTGGAAAACGACGCCAGCGAAACGCTGAAACGTTTGGGCGAGCGGATGGGCGAGAAGGTCGCTGGCCGCTGA
- a CDS encoding DUF2780 domain-containing protein — MDELIQQLTDRLGIDPSTAQGVAGKAMEIIKANVDESTFKSLASAIPGLDSIIMASATHDSGESGGGLLGKLAGMASGMLGGSAGNALEMGAALTEKGLPTDKLGEFVTMLIGFIKSKAGDDVLDQVFAKFPMLKSLVDGQG; from the coding sequence ATGGACGAACTGATTCAACAATTGACCGACCGCCTGGGAATCGATCCCTCCACCGCTCAAGGCGTCGCGGGCAAAGCGATGGAGATCATCAAGGCAAACGTCGACGAATCCACCTTTAAAAGCTTGGCCTCTGCGATCCCTGGGCTCGATTCGATCATCATGGCTAGCGCAACGCACGACAGTGGCGAATCTGGCGGTGGTCTGCTCGGTAAACTTGCCGGGATGGCCAGTGGAATGTTGGGTGGATCGGCTGGCAACGCGTTGGAGATGGGCGCCGCATTGACTGAAAAAGGCTTGCCGACAGATAAGCTGGGCGAGTTTGTGACGATGCTGATCGGATTCATTAAGAGCAAAGCGGGCGATGATGTGCTGGACCAGGTGTTCGCCAAATTCCCAATGCTTAAGAGCTTGGTCGACGGCCAAGGTTAA
- a CDS encoding sugar phosphate isomerase/epimerase family protein, translating to MAEFRYGICNETFQDWPLDKSLELARQLGYTGWEVAPFMLANDARAISAQQRSDYRRQVEAAGFEVIGLHWLLAKTEGFYLTTDNAEVRKATTDYFCELASLCKDLGGKVMVLGSPQQRNVPEGASMEQAYEFAADVLRGVVPALEANDVRIALEPLGHEEGNFMNTQAQGRQLREMIGSEHIGLHLDVKAMSDETEDIAGLIRQNADLMLHFHANDPNRQGPGMGAIDFAPIFEALADVDYQGWVSVEVFDYSPGVETLVSESMKNMLAAQS from the coding sequence ATGGCAGAATTTCGATACGGCATCTGCAATGAAACGTTTCAAGACTGGCCTCTGGACAAGTCGCTCGAACTGGCTCGACAGCTCGGTTACACCGGCTGGGAGGTCGCGCCGTTCATGCTGGCAAACGACGCTCGGGCGATTTCGGCGCAACAGCGAAGCGATTATCGACGCCAGGTGGAAGCGGCGGGATTTGAAGTCATCGGCTTGCATTGGTTGTTGGCGAAGACAGAAGGCTTCTATCTGACCACCGACAACGCCGAAGTTCGGAAGGCGACGACCGACTACTTTTGCGAACTTGCCAGCCTGTGCAAAGATCTCGGCGGCAAGGTGATGGTTTTAGGGTCGCCGCAGCAGCGGAACGTTCCCGAAGGGGCGTCGATGGAGCAGGCCTACGAATTTGCCGCCGACGTGCTGCGTGGAGTCGTGCCTGCCCTGGAAGCGAACGACGTGCGAATCGCCCTAGAGCCGTTGGGGCATGAAGAGGGGAACTTCATGAACACCCAAGCCCAAGGTCGGCAATTGCGAGAGATGATCGGTTCGGAACACATCGGGCTGCACTTGGATGTGAAGGCGATGAGCGACGAAACCGAGGATATTGCCGGGTTGATTCGCCAAAACGCCGATCTGATGCTCCACTTCCACGCCAACGACCCAAATCGTCAGGGGCCGGGGATGGGGGCGATCGATTTCGCCCCGATTTTCGAAGCGCTTGCTGACGTCGATTACCAGGGGTGGGTCTCGGTCGAAGTCTTTGATTATTCGCCTGGCGTTGAGACGCTGGTGAGCGAAAGCATGAAGAATATGCTAGCTGCCCAAAGCTGA
- a CDS encoding RNA recognition motif domain-containing protein: MHGSFVLGRKLYCGNLSFGVSSSDLEQLFAQFGTVESAQVITDRDTGRSKGFGFVEMGSDAEAQAAITGLNEQEHDGRSLTVNEARPREDRGGGGGGGYRGGGGGGGRSGGGGGGGYGGGGGGGYGGGGGRSGGGGGGGGRGGRRDDRY; the protein is encoded by the coding sequence ATGCATGGGAGTTTTGTGTTGGGAAGGAAACTGTATTGTGGAAACTTGAGCTTTGGTGTCTCAAGCTCCGATTTGGAACAATTGTTCGCTCAGTTCGGTACGGTCGAAAGTGCTCAGGTCATCACAGATCGCGACACTGGCCGAAGCAAAGGCTTCGGATTCGTTGAAATGGGAAGCGACGCGGAAGCGCAAGCGGCCATTACGGGCCTCAATGAACAAGAACACGACGGTCGCTCGTTGACCGTTAATGAAGCCCGTCCACGTGAAGATCGTGGCGGCGGCGGTGGCGGTGGTTACCGTGGCGGCGGCGGCGGCGGTGGTCGCAGCGGTGGCGGTGGCGGCGGCGGCTACGGCGGCGGTGGTGGCGGCGGCTACGGTGGCGGCGGTGGTCGCAGCGGTGGCGGCGGCGGTGGTGGTGGACGCGGCGGACGCCGTGACGATCGCTACTAA
- a CDS encoding CehA/McbA family metallohydrolase domain-containing protein has translation MIGPRGREVPVRRATEAGVGWAIDGQIDLEVPSGDFQFHLTRGPEYRIMTGNFQIDRTAEDSHTITLERFVDTQAEGWLCGDLFVDRNLRDLPLLMRAEDLDIVAVANRDGDGQPIAQGSETTRAADANSETMDIATDNMRDRREGSGLLIVDADPAIQPVDADAPSSLLFRNARDAPGARFVVENPFAWDLPIWLASGKVNGFALMGDFLQLDRSVTRVSNGRPATKPEYNNPLGLGFWADDIYHQLLEAGFRIPPVAGSGSGYRTIKNPLGYNRVYVQCGEQVSPEAFWSGLWTGRSVVTNGPLLRPRLDAQYPGYVFTSYGNEPLELQMDLQLGTRDPVDYLEVVYNGKVIYSARLEEFKDNKGIIPAFTFDRSGWVVARVVTGYEKHYRAAVSAPWYIVFPDQPRISRSAAEFFIDWLQQREQMLQKKSPEYIRSVAPFIRAARSFWDERLQQATVD, from the coding sequence ATGATCGGCCCCCGAGGCCGTGAAGTTCCCGTCCGACGCGCCACCGAAGCTGGAGTCGGCTGGGCGATCGACGGGCAGATCGATCTGGAGGTCCCCTCGGGCGATTTTCAGTTCCACCTGACCCGGGGCCCCGAATATCGAATCATGACGGGAAATTTCCAGATCGACCGCACCGCGGAGGATTCGCATACGATCACACTGGAACGGTTTGTCGACACGCAAGCTGAGGGTTGGCTCTGCGGTGACCTGTTCGTCGATCGCAACCTGCGCGACCTGCCGCTTTTGATGCGCGCCGAGGACCTGGACATTGTGGCCGTTGCGAATCGAGATGGCGACGGGCAACCGATCGCGCAGGGCAGTGAAACAACGCGGGCCGCCGATGCCAACAGCGAAACAATGGACATCGCCACTGACAATATGCGGGATCGCCGTGAAGGAAGTGGCTTGTTGATTGTGGACGCCGATCCGGCGATCCAGCCTGTCGATGCCGACGCCCCCAGCAGCCTATTGTTTCGCAACGCCCGTGATGCCCCTGGGGCTCGGTTCGTCGTCGAAAATCCTTTTGCTTGGGATCTGCCGATTTGGTTGGCCAGCGGCAAGGTCAACGGCTTCGCGCTGATGGGTGACTTCCTGCAACTGGACCGCTCGGTCACTCGGGTCTCCAACGGACGTCCGGCAACAAAACCTGAATACAACAACCCCTTGGGGCTTGGTTTCTGGGCCGATGACATCTACCACCAACTGCTAGAGGCAGGGTTCCGGATCCCGCCCGTCGCTGGCAGCGGAAGCGGGTATCGAACGATCAAGAACCCGCTGGGATACAACCGTGTCTATGTTCAATGCGGTGAACAGGTCTCTCCCGAAGCGTTTTGGAGCGGCTTGTGGACGGGCCGATCGGTCGTGACCAACGGACCGCTGCTGAGACCAAGGCTGGACGCGCAGTATCCCGGCTACGTCTTTACCAGCTATGGGAACGAACCGCTAGAACTGCAGATGGACTTGCAACTGGGCACGCGCGATCCGGTCGACTATCTGGAGGTCGTCTACAACGGCAAGGTGATCTACTCGGCGCGGCTGGAAGAATTCAAAGACAACAAGGGGATCATCCCTGCATTCACTTTTGATCGCAGCGGATGGGTCGTCGCCCGCGTCGTGACCGGATACGAAAAGCACTACCGCGCCGCGGTCTCGGCCCCGTGGTACATCGTATTCCCCGATCAGCCAAGGATCAGCCGTTCAGCGGCCGAATTTTTTATCGACTGGCTGCAGCAGCGTGAGCAGATGCTGCAAAAGAAGTCGCCCGAATACATTCGCAGCGTAGCACCATTCATTCGTGCAGCCCGTTCGTTCTGGGACGAACGTTTACAACAGGCGACGGTCGATTGA
- a CDS encoding DnaJ C-terminal domain-containing protein — translation MAEDLYQVLGVNKTAEKDEIQKAYRKLARKHHPDLNPGDKSAQEKFKRIQEAYDVLSDSEKRGAYDRYGSDFERVRAGGGAWDGGGFEGVDVEQIFGGRGGGGGGFQGGFGDFFEQVFGGHPGAGRGAPRQPRQTRGSDVRQEVPIPFNTAVLGGKSEIRISKPTGPESVSVTIPAGVETGSKIRLRGQGQASPNGGPTGDLILQLNVTPHPYFQRRGKHLDLKLPLTIGEAVLGAKVDVPTPGGTISLTIPPGSSDGKRLRIKGQGVRDPKGDSGDLYVEVRVQLPTEIDEQSEEWIRKFEERNPIQPRRSLIW, via the coding sequence ATGGCTGAAGATCTCTATCAAGTACTGGGTGTGAATAAGACGGCTGAAAAGGACGAAATCCAAAAGGCCTATCGCAAGCTCGCGCGCAAACACCACCCCGATTTGAATCCTGGCGACAAATCCGCTCAGGAAAAATTTAAGCGCATTCAAGAGGCTTACGACGTCCTGAGCGACTCGGAAAAACGCGGTGCTTACGATCGCTACGGCAGCGATTTCGAGCGCGTCCGCGCTGGCGGTGGCGCTTGGGATGGCGGCGGCTTTGAAGGAGTCGACGTCGAACAGATCTTTGGCGGCCGCGGTGGCGGAGGTGGCGGATTCCAGGGAGGGTTTGGCGACTTCTTCGAACAGGTTTTTGGCGGGCACCCAGGGGCGGGGCGAGGCGCACCGCGGCAGCCGAGGCAAACGCGTGGTAGCGACGTTCGCCAAGAGGTGCCGATTCCGTTCAACACTGCCGTGTTGGGCGGCAAGTCGGAAATCCGGATCAGCAAGCCGACGGGGCCTGAAAGTGTTTCGGTGACGATACCGGCGGGCGTGGAAACGGGGTCGAAGATTCGCTTGCGCGGCCAAGGTCAAGCGTCCCCCAATGGCGGACCGACTGGCGACTTGATCTTGCAGTTAAACGTCACTCCACATCCCTATTTTCAACGCCGCGGAAAGCACTTGGACCTGAAACTGCCGCTGACAATCGGCGAAGCGGTACTCGGCGCGAAGGTCGATGTACCGACTCCCGGCGGAACGATTTCGCTGACCATTCCACCGGGCAGCAGCGATGGCAAGCGGTTGCGAATCAAGGGACAAGGCGTCCGCGATCCCAAGGGGGATTCGGGCGACCTGTATGTTGAAGTGCGTGTCCAGTTGCCCACCGAAATCGACGAACAGAGCGAAGAATGGATTCGCAAGTTCGAAGAACGCAATCCGATACAGCCGCGTCGGTCGTTGATTTGGTGA
- the rnpA gene encoding ribonuclease P protein component: protein MIDQRFPKTLRLKTPEQFGRIIRRGRVATDNTLVLNTLPNDLGFSRIGITIPKKAGNAVVRNRWKRFIREAFRTQRDQLPQGFDFVVRPRRGAVAEHAAIRKSLLGVAWRATRQRPSGDVKS, encoded by the coding sequence GTGATAGATCAACGATTCCCCAAAACCCTGCGGCTGAAAACGCCCGAGCAATTCGGCAGGATCATTCGTCGGGGCCGCGTCGCGACCGACAACACGCTGGTCTTAAATACGCTTCCTAACGATTTGGGTTTCAGCCGGATTGGGATCACGATTCCTAAGAAGGCGGGCAACGCCGTCGTCCGCAACCGCTGGAAACGTTTTATTCGCGAAGCGTTTCGGACGCAGCGGGACCAGTTGCCGCAAGGCTTTGATTTTGTCGTCCGGCCGCGCCGCGGTGCGGTTGCCGAGCATGCGGCGATTCGCAAATCATTGCTTGGCGTCGCCTGGCGGGCGACGCGGCAGCGGCCTAGCGGTGACGTGAAATCTTAA
- the yidD gene encoding membrane protein insertion efficiency factor YidD — translation MRWLFILPIRFYQRWISPMLGPNCRFSPTCSQYTIEAIGKYGVLRGICKGVWRIARCHPWNPGGYDPP, via the coding sequence ATGCGTTGGCTGTTTATCCTTCCGATCCGCTTCTATCAACGTTGGATCAGTCCAATGTTGGGGCCGAATTGCCGGTTCAGTCCGACATGCAGCCAATACACGATCGAAGCGATCGGCAAATACGGCGTGCTGCGTGGAATCTGCAAAGGCGTTTGGCGAATCGCTCGCTGCCATCCCTGGAATCCCGGCGGTTACGATCCGCCGTGA
- a CDS encoding Gfo/Idh/MocA family protein: MSIGFGIIGCGMIANFHAKALNDAPGVELVACCARDLEKAKAFGEPLGIACYGSVEEMLADPKVAAVSIATPSGAHMEPALLAAEAGKHVVVEKPLEVTLERCDKIIDACDKAGVKLGVTLQSRFHKSSQLIKQAVDGGRFGTITMGDAYVKWFRTQEYYDSGAWRGTWELDGGGALMNQAIHTVDLLTWMMGPVTEVTACTGTLAHERIEVEDVAVATVRFESGALGVIEASTAAFPGSLKRIEISGTIGTAVLEEEDIKTWEFAEMTDEDRRVQEEMIGKNKTGGGAADPAAIGHHGHTAVFTDVAQAIESGETPLVDGREGRRSVEIILAIYKASQEKRSVSLPLG, translated from the coding sequence ATGTCGATCGGATTTGGAATCATTGGCTGTGGAATGATCGCGAACTTTCATGCCAAGGCATTGAACGATGCGCCGGGTGTGGAATTGGTCGCCTGTTGTGCTCGCGATCTGGAAAAAGCCAAAGCCTTCGGCGAACCTCTGGGAATCGCTTGTTACGGATCGGTCGAAGAGATGTTGGCCGATCCGAAGGTCGCTGCGGTGAGCATCGCGACGCCTAGCGGAGCGCACATGGAGCCGGCGCTGCTAGCGGCCGAAGCGGGCAAGCACGTTGTCGTCGAAAAGCCATTGGAAGTCACCCTGGAACGATGCGACAAGATCATCGATGCCTGCGATAAGGCGGGAGTCAAGTTGGGGGTCACGCTGCAGAGCCGGTTCCACAAGAGTTCCCAGTTGATCAAGCAAGCGGTCGACGGTGGTCGCTTTGGCACCATCACGATGGGCGACGCCTACGTGAAATGGTTCCGCACGCAAGAGTATTACGACAGCGGCGCGTGGCGGGGCACTTGGGAATTGGATGGTGGCGGTGCGTTGATGAATCAGGCGATTCACACCGTCGATCTGCTGACCTGGATGATGGGGCCTGTCACCGAGGTTACCGCTTGCACCGGGACGCTGGCGCACGAGCGGATCGAAGTCGAAGACGTCGCCGTTGCGACGGTTCGCTTCGAAAGTGGCGCGTTGGGAGTGATCGAGGCATCGACGGCTGCCTTTCCTGGCAGTCTGAAGCGGATCGAAATCTCGGGTACGATTGGGACCGCCGTTTTGGAAGAAGAGGATATCAAGACCTGGGAATTCGCCGAAATGACGGATGAAGACCGCCGGGTGCAGGAGGAGATGATCGGTAAAAATAAGACCGGTGGAGGAGCTGCCGACCCCGCAGCGATCGGCCATCATGGGCATACTGCCGTATTCACCGACGTGGCTCAAGCAATCGAGTCGGGCGAAACTCCGCTTGTCGATGGTCGCGAGGGGCGGCGTTCGGTTGAGATTATTCTGGCGATCTACAAAGCTTCCCAAGAAAAACGAAGTGTGTCGCTGCCATTGGGCTAA